The Streptococcus marmotae genome contains the following window.
CGGTCAAACGGCTCTTGATTGGGACGATTATCACAAGTGCTATCGTACTCATCTTGCTCTTGATTTTTAATAGTCAAAGTCGTTTACGTGAATCGGGTGTGCTACTAGCGCTTGGTCGTTCAAAATGGGATATTATGGCTCAACACATCCTTGAAAATATTCTCTTAGCCCTTCCGGCTTTTGCGATTGCTAGTCTCTTAGGACAAATGCTGGGACAATCGTTTGCTAACCAGACAGTAGACTCTGTTGCGAAAACAGTACGTGCGGATATTTTGAAACAGTTAGGAGGCTATAGTCTTGGTGCAGATAGCCAGACGGACTTGATTATGCAAACCGTCAAGCATTTCCAAGTACAATTCACACCAAGAGAATTGTCTCAGATGTTGGTCGTATGTGCTGGTTTGATTGTAGTCGGTATTCTCATTGCAAGCATACCGCTGATGTCTTATAAGCCAAAAGATATTTTAACGAAGATTTCATAAGGAGAAGAGTATGTTAGCGATTAAAGATTTATCCTATACCTATGCAAGTATTAGTCAGCAATCCGTCTTTCAAAACTTGAATTACCAATTTGAAGAAGGGACTTTTTATTCCATTGTCGGCCATTCAGGAACTGGAAAGACCACCTTATTATCGCTGTTAGCAGGACTAGACAAGCCAACCTCAGGTCAGGTATTGCTCGACGGTCAAGATGTCCGAGAAATTGGTTATCAAGCCTATCGCAGAAACCATGTATCCTTGGTTTTTCAAAATTACAACTTGCTAGACTATCTTACTCCTTTGGAAAATATTCGCTTAGTGAATAAAAAAGCTGCTCCACAGGTCTTGCTCGATTTGGGCTTATCCCAAGAGCAGATTCATCGCAATATCCTGCAATTATCAGGTGGGCAGCAGCAACGGGTAGCTATTGCCCGTTCCCTCGTTTCTGGTGCCAACGTCATGCTACTAGATGAACCTACTGGTAATTTGGATGAAGACATTGCAATCGATATTGTAGAGCATCTAAAAACCATTGCCCATGAGGAGAAGAAATGTGTCATTATGGTGACCCATAGCAAGGCCTTGGCCAATATGGCGGACGTGCAGTTGACTTTACGCAATGGTCAATTTCGTTGATAAAAGAAAAAAAGAAGAACTGGCTGGATGGAAATAACCGATTCAGCCAGTATTCTTGTGCAAGTCTAGGAACAAAGCTTATCTGTACTTTGTCTGTTTTTTGGGCCATAAGCAGAAAGTTTCTTGAAACTAGTGTATAATTAAGAGGGAACTTTTTCAAAAAAGCGAGTAGAGTAGGAAAAGGAGAGCAAGAATGTACAAAATTTTAGTCGTTGAAGACGATGCAACTATCAACCAAGTTATTTGTGAATTTTTAAAAGAACATGGCTACCAAGTGAAGGCAGCAGTAGATGGCAAAGAAGCCCTAAATTATTTTGAACAAGACAGCTTTGACTTGATCCTCTTAGATATTATGCTGCCAACTGTCAGTGGTCTAGATGTGTTAAAAGAAATCCGCAAAACTTCTCAGGTACCAGTGATGATGCTAACAGCTCTTGATGATGAATATACCCAGCTCGTCAGCTTCAACCATTTAATCAGTGATTATGTGACTAAACCGTTTTCGCCCTTAATTTTGATGAAACGAAT
Protein-coding sequences here:
- a CDS encoding ABC transporter ATP-binding protein, coding for MLAIKDLSYTYASISQQSVFQNLNYQFEEGTFYSIVGHSGTGKTTLLSLLAGLDKPTSGQVLLDGQDVREIGYQAYRRNHVSLVFQNYNLLDYLTPLENIRLVNKKAAPQVLLDLGLSQEQIHRNILQLSGGQQQRVAIARSLVSGANVMLLDEPTGNLDEDIAIDIVEHLKTIAHEEKKCVIMVTHSKALANMADVQLTLRNGQFR
- a CDS encoding response regulator transcription factor — encoded protein: MYKILVVEDDATINQVICEFLKEHGYQVKAAVDGKEALNYFEQDSFDLILLDIMLPTVSGLDVLKEIRKTSQVPVMMLTALDDEYTQLVSFNHLISDYVTKPFSPLILMKRIENVLRSSITYSEIIVDDLRVSLEDCTVYWKGEKMSPTKTEYELIETLAKRKYHLVTREQLMDVIWGYSELDTRVLDNHIKNIRKKIPGIPLVTITGMGYQLGRDD